One Nicotiana sylvestris chromosome 12, ASM39365v2, whole genome shotgun sequence genomic window carries:
- the LOC138883088 gene encoding uncharacterized protein gives MWKVWKAKLPLDDFLKKVGYCMPSKCWCCVHPDEESFQHLFFKSETAKTTWKYFLSRAGIAVEGITMHQAITKCWNANVCLRLKPVMQALPSCIVWELWKRRNSMKYGDAVTTSRVIYQVSSNLQALVKVRKPGIDMVPHKWKDLLAMMENFTPKLKVTKVMWEPPSTGWLKVNTDGASRGNPGRSSIGFCIRNENGDIVKSVGREIEETTNTVAEAKAMLEALRFCRFQQYSHVWLQTDSMLLKKIMDGIWKPPWIISEQVEEIMQLMIGGNYTVTHIHREGNKLADHLANYALDHGEIECQHFWHLDAQGRRLINEDKMQCPSLRVKVDRR, from the coding sequence ATGTGGAAAGTGTGGAAAGCAAAGTTACCTTTAGATGATTTCTTGAAAAAGGTAGGCTACTGCATGCCATCAAAATGCTGGTGTTGTGTACATCCTGATGAGGAATCTTTTCAGCATTTGTTTTTTAAATCAGAAACTGCAAAGACAACTTGGAAGTATTTTCTATCAAGGGCAGGAATAGCTGTGGAAGGAATTACAATGCACCAAGCAATCACAAAATGTTGGAATGCAAATGTGTGCTTAAGGCTCAAACCGGTAATGCAAGCACTCCCTTCATGCATAGTATGGGAACTctggaaaagaagaaatagtatGAAGTATGGTGATGCTGTGACAACCAGCAGGGTGATTTATCAAGTGTCATCAAATCTCCAGGCATTAGTGAAAGTGAGAAAGCCAGGGATAGACATGGTACCTCACAAATGGAAAGACCTTCTAGCCATGATGGAAAATTTCACTCCTAAACTTAAAGTTACCAAAGTCATGTGGGAACCACCAAGTACAGGATGGCTAAAGGTTAATACGGATGGGGCATCGAGGGGAAATCCAGGCAGGAGTTCAATAGGTTTTTGCATAAGAAATGAAAATGGCGACATAGTCAAGTCTGTAGGGAGGGAGATTGAGGAGACGACAAACACAGTAGCTGAAGCGAAGGCAATGTTAGAAGCACTAAGGTTCTGCAGATTCCAACAATACTCTCATGTATGGCTTCAAACTGACTCAATGTTACTAAAAAAGATAATGGATGGGATTtggaaaccaccatggatcataTCTGAGCAGGTAGAGGAAATTATGCAACTAATGATTGGGGGCAATTACACAGTTACTCATATTCATAGAGAGGGCAACAagttggctgatcacttggctaaCTATGCTTTAGATCATGGAGAAATCGAATGCCAACATTTCTGGCATCTAGATGCACAAGGAAGGAGGTTGATTAATGAAGATAAGATGCAATGTCCAAGTCTAAGGGTGAAGGTGGACAGAAGATAA